A DNA window from Providencia huaxiensis contains the following coding sequences:
- a CDS encoding ABC transporter ATP-binding protein has translation MALINLSGAYLSFSDAPLLDNTEIHIEDNERVCLVGRNGAGKSTLMRVLTKEQPLDDGQLIYEQDLIVARLQQDPPRNIEGTIFDFVAEGVAEQAQYLKDYHHVAKEVETDPSEKNLNKLAELQEVLDNRNLWLLDSRISDVLKKLGLPADAELSSLSGGWLRKAALGRALVSNPRVLFLDEPTNHLDIETILWLENFLKDFQGSIVFISHDRSFIRNMATRIIDLDRGQLASWPGNYDDYLVNKEEALRVEEMQNAEFDRKLAQEETWIRQGIKARRTRNEGRVRALKALRVERSERREVMGTAKMQVGEAARSGKIVFEMENVNYQVDNKVLVKDFSAQVLRGDKIALVGPNGCGKTTLLRLMLGDLQADSGRVHCGTKLEVAYFDQHRAALDPDKTVMDNLAEGKQEVMVNGKPRHVLGYLQDFMFPPKRAMTPVRALSGGERNRLLLARLFLKPSNLLILDEPTNDLDVETLELLEELVDGYQGTVLLVSHDREFVDNSVTECWIFEGNGVINRFAGGYYDAQQQRAQTVSLKAEQTGKVAGQDKPTKPKEAVKRSNKLSYNLLRELEQLPAKLEQLERDIETLQAQVGDADFFNQPHDVTEKTLSQLSSKEAELEQAFDRWQELELLKNG, from the coding sequence ATGGCTTTAATTAATTTGTCGGGTGCATACCTTTCGTTTAGTGATGCACCTTTACTCGATAATACTGAAATTCATATCGAAGATAACGAACGTGTATGTTTGGTTGGCCGCAATGGTGCGGGTAAATCAACGTTAATGCGTGTGTTAACGAAAGAGCAGCCGCTGGATGACGGTCAATTAATTTACGAACAAGACTTGATTGTTGCTCGCTTACAGCAAGATCCACCGCGTAATATTGAAGGTACTATTTTTGATTTTGTGGCTGAAGGCGTTGCAGAACAAGCTCAGTACCTTAAAGATTATCACCATGTTGCGAAAGAGGTCGAAACCGACCCGAGCGAAAAAAATCTCAATAAATTAGCTGAATTACAAGAGGTGTTGGATAACCGTAATTTATGGTTATTGGACTCTCGTATCAGTGATGTACTGAAAAAACTTGGTTTACCTGCGGATGCAGAATTATCTTCATTATCAGGTGGTTGGCTACGTAAAGCGGCTTTAGGTCGTGCGTTAGTGAGTAACCCGCGAGTACTCTTTTTAGATGAGCCAACCAACCACTTAGATATTGAAACGATCCTTTGGCTGGAAAATTTCCTAAAAGACTTCCAAGGTAGCATCGTATTTATTTCCCATGACCGTTCATTTATCCGCAATATGGCAACGCGTATTATTGATTTAGACCGTGGGCAATTAGCGTCTTGGCCGGGTAATTATGATGACTACTTGGTGAATAAAGAAGAAGCTTTGCGTGTTGAAGAGATGCAAAATGCAGAATTCGACCGTAAATTAGCCCAAGAAGAGACGTGGATCCGCCAAGGTATTAAAGCGCGACGGACTCGTAACGAAGGGCGTGTTCGTGCGTTGAAAGCGTTACGCGTAGAGCGTTCAGAGCGTCGTGAAGTGATGGGCACAGCGAAAATGCAAGTGGGTGAAGCTGCCCGTTCTGGAAAAATTGTGTTTGAAATGGAAAATGTGAATTACCAGGTTGATAATAAAGTACTGGTAAAAGATTTTTCAGCTCAAGTATTACGTGGTGATAAAATCGCTTTAGTTGGGCCAAACGGTTGTGGTAAAACAACATTGTTGCGTTTAATGCTGGGGGATTTACAAGCAGATAGCGGACGAGTGCATTGTGGTACTAAGTTGGAAGTCGCTTATTTCGACCAGCACCGTGCGGCATTGGACCCAGATAAAACCGTGATGGATAACTTAGCGGAAGGCAAACAAGAAGTCATGGTGAATGGTAAGCCACGTCATGTTCTTGGTTATTTGCAAGATTTTATGTTTCCACCAAAACGTGCGATGACCCCTGTTAGGGCGCTTTCTGGTGGTGAACGTAACCGCTTGTTACTTGCACGTTTATTCCTAAAACCAAGTAACTTATTGATCCTCGATGAACCGACTAACGACCTTGATGTCGAAACTTTAGAGTTACTCGAAGAGTTAGTTGATGGTTACCAAGGAACGGTTTTATTGGTTAGCCATGACCGAGAGTTTGTCGATAACAGCGTGACAGAGTGCTGGATCTTCGAAGGTAATGGGGTCATTAACCGTTTTGCTGGCGGGTATTACGATGCTCAACAGCAAAGAGCACAAACCGTGAGTTTGAAAGCAGAACAAACAGGTAAAGTAGCTGGCCAAGATAAACCGACGAAACCGAAAGAAGCGGTAAAACGGTCAAATAAGCTCAGTTATAATTTATTACGTGAATTGGAACAATTGCCAGCAAAATTGGAGCAACTTGAACGTGATATTGAAACACTGCAAGCTCAAGTTGGTGATGCTGATTTTTTCAACCAACCACATGATGTGACAGAAAAAACGCTGAGTCAGCTATCTTCAAAAGAAGCTGAATTGGAGCAAGCGTTTGATCGTTGGCAAGAGCTTGAATTGCTGAAAAACGGCTAA
- a CDS encoding YcbX family protein, which produces MITLSRLYTHPVKSMRGVRLSHAFADISGLTFDRNFMVTTLEGKFITARKYPQMLLFTPVMLNNGLHLRAPNGESATVLYQDFNDKQSPTEVWGNHFHALIAPEAINSWLSTFFDEPVQLRWLSPQLSRRVKEHQDVPMSFADGYPFLLINEASVQELQRRCPASIKLEQFRGNLIITGAKPFEEDTWKTIQIGDVVFTLDRPCSRCILTTVSPEKGIKHPHSEPLATLQTFRSDETGDVDFGQNVIIKNTGVIRVGDTLTVLETKPAKQYLVQERESDLAANSLKTQANNVSLIFEETEYEGDNQNVILEQLESNGLTIPYSCRAGICGRCKIKLISGEVTPLKQSAIKENGYILACSCIPRTSVKLAFN; this is translated from the coding sequence ATGATAACGCTTTCGCGCCTTTACACACACCCAGTTAAATCTATGCGAGGAGTTCGTTTATCCCACGCCTTCGCTGATATTAGCGGTTTGACTTTTGATCGTAATTTTATGGTAACCACGCTGGAAGGTAAATTTATTACGGCGAGAAAATATCCACAAATGTTACTTTTTACACCGGTAATGCTCAATAATGGTCTTCACTTGCGAGCACCAAATGGCGAAAGTGCAACGGTATTGTATCAGGACTTTAACGATAAGCAGAGCCCTACTGAAGTTTGGGGCAATCATTTTCATGCACTTATTGCGCCTGAAGCGATAAATAGTTGGTTAAGTACCTTTTTTGATGAGCCCGTACAACTACGCTGGCTGAGCCCACAGCTTTCTCGCCGTGTCAAAGAACACCAAGATGTGCCGATGTCTTTTGCTGATGGCTACCCTTTCTTACTGATCAACGAAGCTTCAGTCCAAGAACTACAGCGCCGTTGCCCTGCTAGTATTAAATTAGAGCAGTTTCGTGGCAATTTAATTATTACAGGTGCCAAGCCTTTTGAAGAAGATACATGGAAAACCATTCAAATAGGTGATGTCGTCTTTACATTAGATAGGCCATGTAGCCGGTGCATTTTAACGACCGTTAGCCCAGAAAAAGGAATTAAACATCCTCACAGTGAGCCACTTGCAACACTGCAAACCTTCCGTTCAGATGAAACTGGTGATGTCGATTTCGGACAAAATGTGATTATTAAAAATACGGGGGTTATTCGTGTTGGTGATACCCTGACGGTATTAGAAACTAAACCAGCAAAACAATATTTAGTTCAAGAACGGGAAAGTGATCTAGCTGCTAATAGTTTAAAAACTCAAGCCAATAATGTCAGTTTAATTTTTGAAGAAACAGAATATGAAGGTGATAACCAAAATGTGATCCTTGAGCAATTAGAATCCAATGGTCTAACGATCCCTTATTCATGTCGTGCTGGTATCTGTGGCCGCTGTAAAATTAAACTGATTTCGGGGGAAGTCACCCCGTTAAAACAAAGCGCCATTAAAGAAAATGGTTATATACTCGCTTGTAGCTGTATCCCGAGAACATCCGTTAAATTAGCATTTAATTAA
- the rlmKL gene encoding bifunctional 23S rRNA (guanine(2069)-N(7))-methyltransferase RlmK/23S rRNA (guanine(2445)-N(2))-methyltransferase RlmL, whose protein sequence is MNSLFASTARGLEELLKTELESLGASQCKVAQGGVYFQADERVMYQSLLWSRLASRILLPLNDFDVYSDLDLYLGVQAIDWSEIFSVNDTFVVHFTGTNEEIRNSQYGALKVKDAIVDSFVRKLDQRPDVARQQADIRINVYLNKERASVALDLSGDSLHIRGYRDLAGQAPLKETLAAAIINRSGWQQGTPLVDPMCGSGTLLIEAAMMATDKAPGLHRTHWGFYAWSKFNAELWRELTTEAQVRFRQGLKETTSRFYGFDIDKRVLEMARANARRAGLQDLITFKQGDAAALENPVNTNTLGTIISNPPYGERLESEPALIALHSQLGRIVKARFPGWRLSIFSASPELLSCLQLRSEREFKAKNGPLDCVQKNYQLAATPSETIAEISPDFANRLRKNIKKLSKWAKQQGIDCYRVYDADLPEYNVAVDIYGDKVVIQEYAPPKTVDERKARQRLFDVITATMNVLELTSNQLVLKTRQRQKGKQQYEKLAQKDDFFLVQEYNAKMLVNLTDYLDTGLFLDHRIARKMLGQMSKDADFLNLFCYTGTATVHAGLGGAKSTTSVDMSRTYLEWAEKNLQANGLTGRQHRLIQADCLSWLANSQEQFDLIFIDPPTFSNSKRMDGTFDVQRDHIQLITHLKRLLRRGGTVMFSNNKRGFKMDLEAIKELGLQAQEITAKTLSEDFARNRQIHNCWLISHAE, encoded by the coding sequence ATGAATTCTCTGTTTGCCAGCACAGCTCGCGGCCTTGAAGAACTACTGAAAACGGAATTAGAATCGCTTGGCGCTAGCCAATGCAAAGTGGCCCAAGGGGGTGTCTATTTTCAAGCCGACGAACGTGTCATGTACCAAAGCCTACTGTGGAGTCGGCTGGCATCGCGTATTTTATTGCCACTGAATGATTTTGATGTCTACAGTGACTTAGATTTGTACCTCGGTGTACAAGCTATCGACTGGAGTGAAATTTTTTCAGTCAATGATACCTTTGTTGTTCATTTTACTGGGACTAATGAAGAAATTCGCAATAGCCAATACGGTGCATTGAAAGTGAAAGATGCTATCGTTGACAGCTTCGTACGCAAGCTTGACCAGCGCCCTGATGTGGCTCGTCAACAAGCAGATATTCGTATCAACGTCTACCTGAATAAAGAGAGAGCCAGTGTGGCACTCGATTTAAGTGGTGATTCATTACATATTCGTGGCTACCGTGATTTGGCAGGCCAAGCGCCCTTAAAAGAGACACTGGCGGCGGCAATTATTAACCGCTCAGGTTGGCAGCAAGGAACCCCATTGGTCGACCCGATGTGCGGTTCAGGAACATTATTAATTGAAGCTGCAATGATGGCAACGGATAAAGCCCCCGGCTTACACCGTACGCATTGGGGTTTCTATGCGTGGTCTAAATTTAACGCGGAACTTTGGCGTGAATTAACTACGGAAGCACAAGTGCGTTTTCGCCAAGGTTTGAAAGAGACGACATCCCGCTTTTATGGTTTTGATATCGACAAGCGTGTACTTGAAATGGCTCGTGCTAACGCACGTCGCGCAGGGTTACAAGATTTAATTACCTTTAAGCAAGGTGATGCAGCAGCATTAGAAAACCCAGTTAATACTAATACGCTAGGCACCATTATCAGTAACCCACCTTATGGTGAGCGTTTAGAAAGTGAGCCTGCTTTAATTGCGCTACATAGTCAGCTAGGGCGTATCGTGAAGGCCCGTTTTCCTGGGTGGCGTTTATCGATTTTTAGTGCTTCTCCTGAGCTACTTAGCTGCTTGCAACTGCGTTCAGAGCGTGAGTTTAAAGCCAAAAACGGCCCTTTAGATTGCGTTCAAAAGAATTATCAATTAGCGGCTACACCGTCAGAAACCATTGCGGAAATATCACCTGATTTTGCAAATCGTTTACGTAAAAATATCAAGAAATTAAGTAAATGGGCGAAGCAGCAAGGGATCGATTGCTACCGTGTTTATGATGCCGACCTACCTGAATACAATGTTGCGGTTGATATTTATGGCGATAAAGTGGTGATCCAAGAATACGCGCCACCGAAAACCGTAGATGAACGCAAAGCTCGTCAACGTTTGTTTGATGTGATCACTGCAACAATGAATGTGTTAGAACTGACATCGAATCAGCTAGTGCTAAAAACGCGCCAGCGCCAAAAAGGCAAGCAGCAGTATGAGAAATTAGCGCAAAAAGACGATTTCTTTTTAGTACAAGAATACAATGCGAAAATGTTGGTGAATTTGACGGACTATCTGGATACGGGGTTATTTCTTGACCACCGTATTGCCCGTAAAATGTTAGGCCAGATGAGTAAAGATGCGGACTTTTTAAATTTGTTCTGTTACACCGGTACTGCTACTGTGCATGCAGGGCTTGGTGGCGCGAAAAGCACCACTTCCGTTGATATGTCACGTACTTATCTTGAGTGGGCTGAAAAAAACCTACAAGCGAACGGGCTAACAGGTCGTCAACACCGTTTAATTCAAGCGGATTGCTTGAGTTGGCTGGCGAATAGCCAGGAACAATTTGATTTGATCTTTATTGATCCCCCAACATTTTCAAATTCAAAACGCATGGATGGTACATTTGATGTACAACGGGATCATATCCAGTTGATTACCCATCTAAAACGGTTATTACGCCGTGGTGGAACCGTGATGTTCTCTAATAACAAACGTGGTTTCAAAATGGATCTTGAAGCAATTAAAGAATTAGGATTACAAGCACAAGAAATCACAGCGAAAACACTGTCAGAAGATTTTGCTCGTAACCGTCAAATACATAACTGCTGGCTAATTAGCCACGCAGAGTAA
- the rmf gene encoding ribosome modulation factor — translation MKRQKRDRLERALSRGYQAGLAGRSKELCPYQAVDARSHWLGGWRKAMEDRTIAVV, via the coding sequence ATGAAAAGACAGAAGCGAGACCGTTTAGAAAGAGCTTTATCAAGAGGTTATCAAGCAGGTTTAGCAGGGCGCTCTAAAGAGTTGTGCCCGTATCAAGCAGTAGATGCTCGGTCGCATTGGCTAGGTGGTTGGCGAAAGGCGATGGAGGATCGAACCATAGCGGTGGTGTAA
- the pqiC gene encoding membrane integrity-associated transporter subunit PqiC codes for MRYLLSIFVLLLAACSSTPEKKYYQLPMKTPQTQSAEVMNKGQVWLQRIMLSDVLTSNGITYQTTDVSYTNASTHLWASPLEQQLGQSMVSELSAALPEKLVSLQPLQNSPDTLDITLTAFNGRYDGKVLIQGFWTYSHDKSVIRRNFDVQLDQNEDGYPELVRTLSMGWQQVAESIAKEIDKY; via the coding sequence ATGAGATATTTACTATCGATATTTGTTTTATTATTGGCAGCTTGTAGTAGTACTCCAGAGAAAAAGTACTACCAATTGCCAATGAAAACTCCTCAGACACAATCTGCAGAGGTGATGAATAAAGGCCAAGTATGGTTGCAACGCATTATGTTATCAGATGTGCTGACATCAAATGGGATTACCTACCAGACGACAGATGTCAGTTATACCAATGCAAGTACACATCTATGGGCTAGCCCATTAGAGCAACAGCTTGGTCAGTCGATGGTGAGTGAATTATCTGCAGCGTTACCTGAAAAACTGGTGTCTTTGCAGCCATTACAGAACTCACCGGATACACTTGATATTACTTTAACAGCCTTTAATGGGCGATATGATGGCAAAGTATTAATTCAAGGTTTTTGGACTTACTCTCATGATAAAAGTGTGATCCGTCGTAATTTTGATGTGCAGCTAGACCAAAATGAAGATGGCTATCCTGAGCTGGTTCGTACGTTATCGATGGGTTGGCAACAAGTGGCTGAGAGTATTGCGAAAGAGATAGATAAATACTAA
- the pqiB gene encoding intermembrane transport protein PqiB, translated as MTDKETPQANAKISKLKSWSPVWVIPIVTVLLGAWVLFYHFSNQGPEVTLITYNAEGIEAGKTKIKSRSVDIGVVESVTLDDNFSRVIIKARLNNEMKELLRTDSAFWIVKPTIGRDGVTGLGTLLSGAYIELQPGLAAKEHFEFTLLDTPPLASPDAKGIRVVLVSDKAGQLNPGDPVLFRGYRVGSVETSDFDMDKRDMRYQLFINAPYDKLISSNVRFWKDSGIAFDMSSQGVHVEMGSIATLLTGGVSFDVPTGWVPGANVKENTEFQLFDNQSSIQNSLYTQYQDFVLFFSDSVRGLQPGAPVEFRGIRLGTVAQVPFYTEGLDQSLDNDFRIPVLIHIEPERFSKDVGKNFNLKNELNLALKDGLRASLKSGNLLTGALFVDLDFVQNAEPYKGPTVVAGYKIIPTTSAGLAQIQQKVIAVLDKINNMPIEPMLNQTTQTLAEGQKVVKEANAMLAQLNKVMASKEFQNLPHDLQKTLQEMNRAMQGFQPGSPAYNKMVDNMQRLDQVLREVQPLLRTLNNKSNALVFEAEPTKDVEPKGVKK; from the coding sequence GTGACTGATAAAGAAACACCACAGGCCAATGCCAAAATTAGCAAGCTAAAAAGTTGGTCGCCTGTATGGGTGATCCCAATAGTGACAGTCTTGCTTGGTGCTTGGGTCTTATTTTACCACTTTAGCAACCAAGGCCCTGAAGTGACATTAATCACTTACAATGCCGAAGGAATAGAAGCGGGTAAAACCAAAATTAAAAGCCGCAGCGTTGATATTGGCGTTGTCGAAAGTGTGACACTTGATGATAACTTTAGTCGAGTGATCATTAAAGCGCGCTTGAATAACGAAATGAAAGAGTTGTTGCGTACCGATTCCGCGTTTTGGATTGTAAAACCGACAATCGGGCGTGATGGCGTCACCGGGCTGGGCACATTACTTTCAGGTGCTTATATTGAGCTTCAGCCGGGGTTAGCGGCAAAAGAGCATTTCGAGTTCACTCTATTGGATACTCCGCCTCTTGCATCACCAGATGCCAAGGGCATTCGTGTCGTATTGGTGAGCGATAAGGCAGGGCAGCTAAACCCGGGTGACCCAGTGTTATTCCGTGGTTATCGAGTCGGTTCTGTTGAAACCAGCGACTTTGATATGGATAAACGCGATATGCGCTATCAATTATTTATCAATGCACCTTATGACAAATTGATTAGTTCAAATGTACGTTTTTGGAAAGACAGCGGTATTGCTTTTGATATGTCATCCCAAGGTGTTCATGTTGAAATGGGCTCAATTGCTACACTGCTTACCGGTGGTGTAAGTTTTGATGTTCCAACGGGGTGGGTTCCTGGTGCAAATGTGAAGGAAAATACTGAATTCCAACTGTTTGACAACCAAAGCAGTATTCAAAACTCCTTGTATACACAGTATCAAGACTTTGTCTTATTTTTCTCAGACTCAGTGCGAGGCTTGCAACCAGGTGCACCGGTAGAGTTCCGTGGTATTCGTTTAGGTACCGTTGCACAAGTGCCTTTTTATACGGAAGGTTTAGACCAATCTCTGGATAATGACTTTAGAATTCCTGTTTTGATCCACATTGAGCCGGAACGTTTCTCTAAGGATGTCGGTAAGAACTTTAATTTGAAAAATGAATTAAATTTAGCCTTGAAAGATGGCTTGAGGGCATCATTAAAGTCAGGGAATTTACTCACTGGCGCATTATTTGTTGATCTAGATTTTGTGCAAAATGCAGAGCCTTATAAAGGCCCAACTGTGGTTGCTGGCTATAAAATCATCCCAACAACCAGTGCAGGTTTAGCGCAAATTCAACAAAAAGTCATTGCGGTGTTGGATAAAATCAACAATATGCCAATTGAACCGATGCTTAACCAAACAACACAAACATTGGCAGAAGGGCAGAAAGTTGTTAAAGAAGCTAATGCGATGTTGGCACAACTCAACAAAGTTATGGCGAGTAAAGAGTTCCAAAATTTACCTCATGACTTGCAAAAAACACTGCAAGAAATGAACCGTGCAATGCAAGGTTTCCAACCTGGTTCACCAGCCTATAATAAAATGGTGGACAACATGCAGCGTTTAGACCAAGTATTGAGAGAAGTTCAGCCGCTTTTACGTACTTTGAATAATAAGAGTAATGCGTTAGTTTTCGAAGCTGAACCAACGAAGGATGTTGAGCCTAAAGGAGTGAAAAAATAA
- a CDS encoding cell division protein ZapC, whose translation MNIKPDDHWRWYFDHDHNRVMLDLANGMIFRSCFPAKMLTVFARNEMPFSIEDAGEYYLFDEQAKRLNITHEERAELVLNSLVAFRFLKPQMPKSWYFSSFHYIREPKQGQIIQVCLENTNRYFTFIIAEAGPSASLCLLAEPILELPDRTLRFCDPIKIMNDRMLEYSSKVKRQLYGNAI comes from the coding sequence ATGAATATTAAACCTGATGATCATTGGCGTTGGTATTTTGATCATGACCATAATAGGGTGATGTTAGATCTCGCCAACGGCATGATATTTCGTTCATGTTTTCCTGCTAAGATGCTAACGGTTTTTGCTCGTAATGAGATGCCATTTAGTATCGAAGATGCAGGTGAATATTATTTATTCGATGAGCAGGCTAAAAGATTAAATATTACTCATGAAGAAAGAGCTGAATTAGTCTTAAATAGCTTAGTTGCTTTTCGTTTTTTAAAACCACAGATGCCAAAGAGTTGGTATTTTTCTTCATTTCACTATATTCGTGAGCCTAAGCAAGGGCAAATAATTCAAGTGTGTTTAGAAAATACGAACCGTTACTTCACATTTATTATTGCGGAAGCTGGTCCATCTGCGAGTTTATGTTTATTAGCTGAACCAATATTAGAATTACCCGATCGAACTTTACGGTTTTGCGATCCAATTAAGATCATGAACGATCGCATGCTTGAATATTCATCTAAAGTGAAACGTCAACTATACGGTAATGCTATTTAG
- the pqiA gene encoding membrane integrity-associated transporter subunit PqiA: MCNHESHEHVLCPQCDMLVAVPELEQGSKATCPRCETTLVSKWRYPYKQPAAYAFSALIMLFVACLFPFVKMGAAGIENEISLFQIIEIIAATRYSGLALFFLFFSLIIPAFCMVTIILLGLQVHIPKGIKVVITRILFQMKAWCMAEIFLAGVLVSFVKLIAYGDIGIGLSFLPYCVFCMLQVRAFQCLDRHWLWNRIEAAPKLDRPLIVGQTGIKQDVRLCLVCTAILPAEQSKCPRCHSHGSVRKNQSLQWTLALLVTSIMLYIPANVLPMMTTNTLGTALNSTIIDGVILLWEDGSYPVAMVIFIASIMVPTLKMIGIAWLCLDSKGYGNRDPHRMHFIYELVEYVGRWSMIDVFVITILASLVQMGQLMNIVPAMGIIFFGVVVILTMFAAMTFDPRLTWDRCERKNAVNTVEQEGVIG; this comes from the coding sequence TTGTGCAACCATGAGTCTCATGAACATGTGCTTTGTCCTCAGTGTGACATGTTGGTTGCGGTTCCTGAATTGGAGCAAGGAAGCAAGGCAACATGTCCACGCTGCGAAACCACATTGGTCTCAAAGTGGCGATATCCGTATAAGCAGCCAGCAGCATATGCATTCAGCGCATTAATTATGCTATTTGTTGCCTGCTTATTCCCCTTTGTTAAGATGGGCGCCGCAGGGATTGAAAATGAAATCTCGCTATTCCAAATTATTGAAATTATAGCCGCCACGCGCTATAGCGGTTTGGCACTCTTTTTTCTATTCTTTTCATTGATTATCCCTGCATTTTGCATGGTCACAATTATCCTTTTAGGGTTGCAAGTTCATATTCCTAAAGGCATTAAAGTGGTGATCACCCGTATTTTGTTCCAAATGAAAGCGTGGTGTATGGCTGAGATTTTTCTAGCGGGGGTCTTAGTCAGTTTTGTTAAATTAATCGCTTATGGCGATATTGGCATTGGGTTAAGCTTTTTACCTTATTGTGTATTTTGTATGCTGCAAGTGAGAGCTTTTCAATGCTTAGACCGCCATTGGCTATGGAACCGAATTGAAGCAGCACCGAAATTAGATAGGCCGTTAATCGTCGGCCAGACGGGTATTAAGCAAGATGTACGTTTATGTCTTGTGTGTACGGCAATTTTACCTGCTGAACAATCAAAATGCCCACGCTGCCACTCTCATGGTAGTGTACGGAAAAATCAAAGTTTACAATGGACTTTGGCACTTTTAGTGACATCAATTATGTTGTATATCCCTGCAAATGTGTTGCCAATGATGACCACAAATACGTTGGGAACAGCATTAAATTCGACCATTATTGATGGCGTCATCTTGCTGTGGGAAGACGGATCATATCCTGTTGCCATGGTGATTTTTATTGCCAGTATCATGGTGCCTACATTGAAAATGATTGGAATTGCATGGCTTTGCCTAGATTCCAAAGGGTACGGTAATCGCGACCCACATCGTATGCATTTTATTTATGAGTTAGTGGAATATGTTGGCCGTTGGTCAATGATAGATGTGTTTGTTATCACTATTTTAGCCTCTTTGGTTCAAATGGGGCAGTTGATGAATATTGTCCCTGCGATGGGGATTATTTTCTTTGGTGTGGTTGTTATTCTCACAATGTTTGCAGCGATGACTTTTGACCCTAGATTAACTTGGGATCGCTGTGAAAGAAAAAATGCAGTAAATACTGTTGAACAAGAAGGAGTCATCGGGTGA